The proteins below come from a single Sandaracinaceae bacterium genomic window:
- a CDS encoding SulP family inorganic anion transporter, producing MREPGGWRERLFPFVDLADYDRDALVHDLGASATVTFMGIPQGVAYAVIAGLPPAMGLYASCIPVIVGSLFRSSRHVITGPTNAVSLLVGTAIAAAAGTDVVGTALLLAFLVGGIQLAAGLLRLGVFVDFISTPVVIGYITGAGILIGIGQLPNLTETAGASGNAFQKIYAWAAHAADTNYAAIGVAAATAVAIGGLRRVKRSLPGAVIVLSVMTLASWLFDFRALGLRRIADLARVPAGLPPLTLPGDAWSFDDAVTLLPIAVAITVLSLVESSALARAISARSGQRLELSTEFAGQGLANLAASLFGGYPCSGSLSRSAINHQGGAETRLAGVYSGIFMIVALLLIGPAVNFTPIAALAGLLLVVAVDLVDWRRIRRILRGRPSDAAAFLITVAGTWVLRLDYAIYVGVAVSLILYLRRSRILTVHHVVFDGEGRVFELSLDDPKGEELACSRIRIINVEGQLFFGAAGELTEALEAQINHKAIKAVVLRLRRARSMDVTTVAILEAAAARMAAEGRHLYLCGMRKKADDLLARTGAKERIGEEYIIPTKSTLTWFEAADVALARALEEIGEHDCDDDCPVARHLETHDFTPISLNGRAAEE from the coding sequence GTGAGGGAGCCGGGCGGCTGGCGCGAGCGGCTCTTCCCGTTCGTCGACCTCGCCGACTACGACCGCGACGCCCTGGTCCACGACCTCGGCGCCTCGGCCACGGTGACCTTCATGGGCATCCCGCAGGGCGTCGCCTACGCCGTGATCGCGGGACTGCCGCCGGCGATGGGGCTCTACGCGTCCTGCATCCCGGTCATCGTCGGCTCGCTCTTCCGCTCCTCGCGGCACGTGATCACCGGGCCGACCAACGCGGTCTCGCTCCTGGTGGGCACCGCGATCGCGGCCGCGGCGGGCACCGACGTGGTCGGCACCGCGCTCCTGCTCGCGTTCCTGGTGGGCGGCATCCAGCTCGCGGCGGGGCTGCTGCGCCTTGGCGTGTTCGTCGACTTCATCTCCACCCCCGTCGTCATCGGCTACATCACGGGCGCCGGGATCCTCATCGGCATCGGCCAGCTCCCGAACCTGACCGAGACGGCGGGGGCGAGCGGCAACGCGTTCCAGAAGATCTACGCGTGGGCCGCGCACGCCGCCGACACCAACTACGCGGCGATCGGGGTGGCCGCGGCGACGGCCGTCGCCATCGGCGGGCTCCGGCGCGTCAAGCGCAGCCTCCCCGGCGCGGTGATCGTGCTGAGCGTGATGACGCTCGCGAGCTGGCTGTTCGACTTCCGCGCGCTCGGCCTGCGGCGAATCGCCGACCTCGCGCGCGTCCCCGCGGGGCTGCCGCCGCTGACCCTGCCCGGCGACGCGTGGAGCTTCGACGACGCGGTCACGCTCCTGCCGATCGCCGTCGCGATCACCGTCCTGTCGCTCGTCGAGTCCTCGGCCCTCGCCCGCGCGATCAGCGCGCGGAGCGGCCAGCGGCTCGAGCTCTCGACCGAGTTCGCCGGCCAGGGCCTCGCCAACCTCGCCGCGTCTCTCTTCGGCGGCTACCCCTGCAGCGGCAGCCTCTCGCGCTCGGCGATCAACCACCAGGGCGGCGCCGAGACGCGCCTCGCGGGCGTCTACAGCGGCATCTTCATGATCGTCGCGCTGCTGCTGATCGGCCCGGCGGTGAACTTCACGCCCATCGCCGCGCTGGCCGGCCTGCTGCTCGTGGTCGCGGTGGACCTGGTCGACTGGCGCCGCATCCGCCGCATCCTGCGCGGCCGGCCCTCCGACGCGGCCGCGTTCCTCATCACCGTGGCCGGCACGTGGGTCCTGCGCCTCGACTACGCCATCTACGTCGGCGTCGCGGTGAGCCTCATCCTCTACCTCAGGCGCTCGCGCATCCTCACCGTGCACCACGTCGTGTTCGACGGGGAGGGCCGCGTGTTCGAGCTGTCGCTGGACGATCCGAAGGGCGAAGAGCTGGCGTGCAGCCGCATCCGCATCATCAACGTCGAGGGGCAGCTCTTCTTCGGCGCGGCGGGCGAGCTGACCGAGGCGCTCGAGGCGCAGATCAACCACAAGGCCATCAAGGCGGTGGTGCTGCGGCTGCGCCGCGCGCGGAGCATGGACGTCACGACGGTGGCCATCCTCGAGGCGGCGGCGGCGCGCATGGCGGCCGAGGGGCGCCACCTGTACCTGTGCGGGATGCGCAAGAAGGCCGACGACCTGCTGGCGCGCACGGGGGCCAAGGAGCGCATCGGCGAGGAGTACATCATCCCGACGAAGAGCACGCTGACCTGGTTCGAGGCGGCGGACGTCGCGCTCGCGCGCGCGCTCGAGGAGATCGGCGAGCACGACTGCGACGACGACTGCCCCGTCGCGCGCCACCTCGAGACGCACGACTTCACCCCCATCTCGCTCAACGGCCGCGCGGCCGAGGAGTGA
- a CDS encoding molecular chaperone TorD family protein: MDPSSRAQARSLGYALLAELLERGVSDETREAAQASDALAAAIGGADDDALAADHERAFGWAAPPLAGFYLDPERLVGGARTDALHALLDAAGYTPDLRHRDVEHLSTALRALAFLSGAESDAREDGHEGAVEKVEGLSRRLLDEHVLRWLPIFVLAVRRTGLPFPAAIASELDALVRSHREALAGPAPRFDLPEPPALLEDDETGLREIGTYLSAPAHAGFVLTREDVARLGRGLNVPRGFGDRTQLIVNLLRSAARFDALDALLEALEEEAGAQAEGLAGYGDVTAPWRARIDESRALLRALRERAEALP, translated from the coding sequence GTGGACCCCTCCTCGCGCGCGCAGGCGCGCTCGCTCGGATATGCGCTGCTCGCCGAGCTGCTCGAACGCGGCGTGAGCGACGAGACGCGCGAGGCGGCGCAGGCCTCGGACGCGCTCGCGGCCGCGATCGGCGGCGCGGACGACGACGCGCTCGCGGCCGATCACGAGCGCGCGTTCGGCTGGGCCGCGCCCCCGCTCGCCGGGTTCTATCTCGATCCCGAGCGGCTCGTGGGCGGCGCGCGCACCGACGCCCTGCACGCGCTGCTCGACGCGGCGGGCTACACGCCGGACCTGCGCCACCGTGACGTCGAGCACCTCTCGACCGCCCTGCGCGCGCTCGCGTTCCTGAGCGGCGCGGAGAGTGACGCGCGCGAGGACGGGCACGAGGGCGCGGTCGAGAAGGTCGAGGGGCTGTCGCGCCGCCTGCTGGACGAGCACGTGCTGCGGTGGCTCCCCATCTTCGTCCTCGCCGTGCGCCGCACGGGGCTGCCGTTCCCGGCCGCGATCGCGAGCGAGCTCGACGCGCTCGTGCGCTCGCACCGGGAGGCGCTCGCGGGGCCGGCGCCGCGCTTCGACTTGCCCGAGCCGCCAGCGCTGCTCGAGGACGACGAGACTGGCCTCCGCGAGATCGGGACGTATCTGTCGGCTCCGGCCCACGCGGGCTTCGTGCTCACGCGCGAGGACGTCGCGCGGCTCGGTCGTGGGTTGAACGTGCCCCGCGGTTTCGGCGATCGTACACAGCTCATCGTGAACCTCCTCCGCAGCGCGGCGCGCTTCGACGCCCTCGACGCGCTCCTCGAGGCGCTCGAGGAGGAGGCCGGCGCGCAGGCCGAGGGCCTCGCCGGCTACGGGGACGTCACCGCGCCCTGGCGCGCGCGGATCGACGAGAGCCGCGCGCTCTTGCGGGCTCTTCGCGAGCGCGCGGAGGCGCTGCCGTGA